In Bythopirellula goksoeyrii, a single window of DNA contains:
- a CDS encoding dihydrodipicolinate synthase family protein: MLTIDTFVGPWAGLPVAWTDDDCFDEATYRADVTRCCEADIPGVYSGGTSGEFYAMEFDEFKQVARATVEACHACNTPAMIGCTSTYTLGVIKRAEYAAELSADAIQIALPYWMEVDEKQLVPFFQAVSSASNALPLSIYETTRAKRILTLQQHLQIKEAVPNYLMVKSNAKTLGVSKEGCQALSEIVNVFVDESLWSELGPFGARGSCSALVYWNPRIILDMWSELENRSWSKVDRWHRKISALHQFLFERFGPRGFTDTAFDRLGTNASGFLGLSLRSRGPYPSATQQDAIELRAWCKDHFPELLDLATDHCIQTS; the protein is encoded by the coding sequence ATGCTGACAATAGATACATTTGTAGGGCCGTGGGCCGGCTTGCCAGTCGCTTGGACCGATGACGACTGCTTTGATGAAGCGACCTATCGTGCTGATGTGACCCGCTGTTGTGAAGCTGACATACCTGGTGTGTACAGTGGAGGTACTTCTGGCGAATTTTACGCGATGGAGTTTGATGAATTCAAACAGGTAGCAAGAGCGACGGTTGAGGCCTGTCACGCTTGCAATACACCTGCCATGATAGGGTGTACCTCTACCTATACACTTGGTGTAATAAAGCGCGCGGAATATGCCGCCGAACTCAGCGCCGATGCAATTCAGATCGCCCTGCCTTACTGGATGGAAGTTGATGAGAAGCAACTTGTCCCTTTTTTTCAAGCGGTCAGTTCTGCTTCAAACGCGCTACCTCTTTCGATCTATGAAACGACAAGGGCTAAGCGAATACTGACGCTCCAGCAACATCTGCAAATCAAGGAAGCAGTCCCCAACTATCTCATGGTAAAGTCGAATGCGAAGACTCTGGGAGTTTCTAAGGAAGGTTGCCAAGCACTTTCAGAAATTGTCAATGTGTTTGTCGACGAAAGCCTGTGGTCGGAGCTAGGTCCATTTGGCGCACGCGGAAGTTGCAGTGCTTTGGTTTACTGGAACCCGCGGATCATTCTGGATATGTGGTCAGAACTCGAGAATAGAAGCTGGAGTAAGGTCGATCGATGGCATAGGAAAATCAGTGCGCTTCATCAGTTTTTGTTCGAGCGATTCGGTCCGAGAGGATTTACTGATACAGCTTTCGATCGCCTGGGGACCAACGCGAGTGGATTTTTAGGGCTTAGTTTGCGAAGCCGAGGACCCTATCCATCTGCCACCCAACAAGATGCCATCGAATTAAGAGCCTGGTGCAAGGACCATTTTCCGGAGCTGCTGGATCTGGCAACAGATCATTGTATACAAACCTCCTAG
- a CDS encoding amidohydrolase family protein, which translates to MRTSKIQAIDVHGHFGKNYSPDIGQLLSADAATVARRAKEANIKITIVSPLAGLMPRGQADVFQANEQAAQIVCQTEGLKQYVIVHPRQPRTYHQAAEMLYQPQCVGIKIHPEEHVYPIVEFGDELFEFAAQHDATVLAHTGDVNSHPAHFVTLANEYPNVKLILAHLGNGGAAGGDPGLQVRAIQKSRQNNVWVDTSSSRSIVPGLIEWAVSEIGSDKILFGTDTPLYSTAMQRVRIDSAEISDEDKYSILCDNAEQLFSNSLIESDTQRC; encoded by the coding sequence ATGAGAACGTCAAAGATCCAGGCAATTGATGTACATGGGCACTTCGGCAAGAATTATTCACCCGATATTGGCCAATTATTGTCGGCTGATGCGGCAACAGTTGCCAGACGCGCGAAGGAAGCAAACATCAAGATCACTATTGTTTCACCTCTGGCAGGTCTTATGCCACGCGGGCAAGCGGATGTATTTCAAGCCAATGAGCAAGCTGCGCAGATCGTTTGTCAAACGGAAGGACTCAAACAATATGTTATCGTCCATCCTAGGCAACCAAGAACCTATCACCAAGCAGCAGAGATGCTGTACCAGCCGCAATGTGTGGGTATCAAAATTCATCCAGAAGAACATGTCTACCCGATCGTTGAATTTGGCGATGAACTTTTCGAGTTTGCTGCTCAACACGATGCGACGGTTCTCGCCCACACAGGTGATGTTAATAGTCACCCCGCCCATTTTGTCACCTTGGCAAATGAGTACCCCAATGTAAAACTTATCCTGGCACATCTCGGCAATGGAGGGGCCGCAGGCGGTGACCCAGGTTTACAGGTTCGAGCTATTCAAAAGAGTCGGCAGAACAATGTTTGGGTCGACACCTCTAGCTCACGCTCTATTGTACCTGGGCTCATCGAATGGGCTGTGAGTGAGATCGGTTCTGATAAGATATTGTTTGGCACTGATACTCCTCTGTATTCTACAGCGATGCAGCGCGTTCGCATTGATAGCGCTGAGATTTCGGATGAAGACAAATACAGTATTCTCTGTGATAACGCAGAGCAATTGTTTTCAAATTCTCTAATTGAGAGTGATACACAAAGATGCTGA
- a CDS encoding sodium:solute symporter family transporter produces MDSVPFSILSSISQRGLQSVDYIVVLVYFVGTLAAGIYFSRQQHEGEDFFVAGRSMPWFAVGLSLIASLMSTTTYLAAPGEVLRYGLTLIFGWLALPLAFLVVNRLWIPFFMRLNITSIYEYLEWRFGLVARLLGVGLFTLILRLFWMATIVLTASSAVAQITYPSLEQQFAWHPSLEQWTLTVLLAVGISATIYTMLGGIKAVIWTDVIQFVVLMSGLIITLLVVALDTGTGPIDWWNITTSSAVEGHALPPLASWDITERNTILFMMLNMLFWYSCTFIGDQVAVQRYLTTPSVKAAARGNIVNFMGECVAFILLSICGMALLAYYSDPRFQVEIVEGVVDPRNPLVADKVFPYFIANGLPVGMSGLLVAALFAVAMSSLDSGVNSVSTVLTIDVFRRLDLPYYRWGDLRLARILTLIIGFFCTFAGWALLYIPESYNIIGITFRTFNCALGPLGAMFAGGMFLSHVGQRAIVLSTILGIALAVCCAWHAELLWFLGDTEFSSLELHLANNRGLSPFLITPIAATSTFLMAGLLGLFLPIRDPQKAVRYSWKAVVSGDPNPT; encoded by the coding sequence ATGGATAGCGTCCCTTTCTCGATTTTGTCATCTATCTCCCAGCGGGGTCTCCAATCGGTCGACTACATCGTCGTGCTAGTCTACTTTGTGGGCACTCTTGCTGCGGGTATTTATTTCTCTCGACAACAACATGAGGGCGAAGACTTTTTCGTCGCTGGGCGCAGCATGCCATGGTTCGCGGTAGGCCTTAGTCTAATCGCGTCGCTCATGTCGACGACCACCTATTTAGCAGCGCCAGGCGAAGTGCTGCGATATGGATTGACGTTGATATTCGGTTGGCTGGCGTTGCCGTTGGCTTTCTTGGTCGTCAATCGCTTGTGGATTCCGTTCTTTATGAGGTTGAATATAACGAGTATTTATGAATATCTCGAATGGCGATTCGGTCTCGTTGCTCGCTTACTGGGGGTGGGGCTATTCACGCTGATCCTGAGACTGTTTTGGATGGCCACGATCGTGCTGACTGCTTCGAGCGCGGTAGCGCAAATCACCTACCCGAGCTTAGAGCAGCAATTTGCATGGCATCCCAGCCTCGAACAATGGACACTTACGGTTCTTCTTGCGGTGGGAATTTCGGCGACGATCTACACCATGCTGGGAGGTATAAAGGCCGTCATTTGGACCGACGTAATCCAGTTTGTCGTGCTCATGTCCGGTTTGATTATCACGCTACTAGTCGTGGCGCTCGATACGGGAACGGGCCCTATAGATTGGTGGAATATCACGACAAGTTCTGCCGTTGAGGGCCACGCACTCCCTCCCCTGGCGAGTTGGGATATTACGGAACGAAATACCATTCTATTCATGATGCTTAACATGTTGTTTTGGTACAGCTGTACCTTTATTGGCGATCAGGTTGCGGTACAGCGATATCTTACAACTCCTTCTGTGAAAGCAGCTGCCCGTGGCAACATTGTAAATTTCATGGGTGAATGTGTAGCCTTCATCTTGCTTTCTATTTGCGGGATGGCTTTGTTGGCGTATTACTCAGATCCACGGTTTCAAGTCGAGATTGTCGAGGGCGTTGTCGATCCACGTAATCCTCTCGTAGCAGATAAAGTGTTTCCATATTTTATTGCCAACGGGCTTCCCGTAGGTATGTCGGGGCTTCTAGTCGCTGCGCTCTTCGCGGTGGCTATGTCGAGTTTGGACAGTGGAGTGAACTCGGTGTCCACGGTTTTGACAATCGATGTTTTTAGACGTCTGGACTTGCCTTATTACCGCTGGGGCGATCTTCGGTTAGCACGGATATTAACTCTAATTATTGGGTTCTTTTGTACTTTTGCAGGCTGGGCGCTGCTCTACATTCCCGAAAGTTACAACATCATTGGTATTACTTTTCGCACATTTAATTGTGCATTAGGCCCTTTAGGCGCTATGTTTGCTGGCGGCATGTTTCTGTCCCACGTCGGACAAAGAGCAATAGTACTTAGTACAATTCTGGGAATTGCACTTGCGGTTTGCTGTGCTTGGCACGCCGAATTGCTGTGGTTTCTTGGCGATACAGAATTCAGCTCTTTGGAGCTACATCTAGCGAATAATCGCGGCTTGAGTCCGTTTTTGATAACGCCGATAGCAGCAACGTCCACCTTCTTGATGGCGGGACTATTAGGATTATTCTTACCCATTCGCGATCCCCAGAAAGCGGTCCGCTATTCATGGAAAGCAGTCGTATCAGGCGACCCGAACCCTACGTAG
- a CDS encoding FadR/GntR family transcriptional regulator has product MQSLVKQNDNDSLADKLASKIRRKLQAKPFRDGDIFMTEAQVATEFDVSRTIVREAVSRLRALGILEGRQGKGLVARRPDLIRLISESVPSLAGSEDDFRELIDLRYVLEVGGIELVVANATPAQIDKLESIATKFAEAVKSDMETAKQIQWDLQFHTLLLEMTHSTLVSGLNKVLARFFESHAVRNLSSNDLSSKSARKKQESTAKQHFELVSAIRARDVERSRCAITTHIHCYLRHHALVNQPVESQLAEAVD; this is encoded by the coding sequence ATGCAAAGCCTTGTAAAACAAAATGACAACGACTCACTAGCCGACAAGTTGGCGAGTAAGATTCGTCGAAAGCTCCAAGCAAAGCCTTTTCGCGATGGCGATATTTTTATGACGGAGGCTCAGGTCGCGACTGAATTTGATGTGTCGCGCACTATCGTACGTGAAGCTGTAAGTCGTCTACGCGCCCTGGGAATTTTAGAGGGACGCCAGGGAAAAGGCCTTGTTGCTCGTCGGCCGGATCTGATTCGATTGATCTCAGAAAGCGTCCCCTCACTCGCTGGTTCAGAGGACGATTTTCGTGAGCTTATTGATCTGCGCTACGTACTGGAGGTAGGAGGAATCGAATTGGTAGTGGCGAATGCGACGCCCGCTCAGATTGATAAGTTAGAGAGTATTGCCACGAAGTTTGCTGAAGCGGTCAAAAGTGATATGGAAACCGCCAAGCAGATTCAGTGGGACCTCCAATTTCACACTCTGCTATTGGAGATGACCCATTCGACGCTGGTTTCCGGCTTAAATAAAGTGCTTGCGAGGTTTTTCGAGTCACATGCTGTCCGCAATTTGTCATCAAATGACCTGAGTAGTAAGAGTGCCAGGAAAAAACAAGAATCTACAGCAAAGCAGCACTTTGAATTGGTCTCCGCGATCCGAGCTCGCGATGTAGAACGCTCACGTTGCGCTATCACAACGCATATTCATTGCTATTTAAGACACCATGCCTTAGTCAATCAACCCGTGGAGAGCCAGCTTGCTGAAGCAGTAGATTAA
- a CDS encoding glycoside hydrolase family protein, protein MKLLFCLLLQLSGSSCCYAVADSQNQTASVPIEIGTQLQLFLDDKIIDETQNVDLKLNSPRRAEIAIKLDMPWEDSTLYDPVVILDGSLYRMWYRANFNSPPYYTGYAESEDGIHWTKPSLGLIEYQGSTDNNLVWVGDHTQPEGGPTVLCVFKDDSPTAHADQLYKATGYAFERGLQGLVSPDGLHWRLLQKERVVPAVGEFDTHSIAFWDAAREQYVVYTRGFEAEDGTEVMRATPYLEEHSEMPIRRIRRTATKDFRHFTAPKFIEVTNHQGTDNEHLYKNAATPYYRRPDILLMFPKRFVEHRKGDEWPLTGISDIVFMSSRDGIRWDRRFGEAFLRPGNDPLNWHERAIEVGPGLVPTGSVEMSLYFVEHYRTDSVHIRRGVLRVDGIVSVHAGYQPGEFVTRPIVFEGNRLILNFATSAAGSIQVEVLNSEGQPVEGLSLADCPEHYGDDIERVVTWDSGSDLSRVAGLAVRLRFAMKDADLYSLRFSD, encoded by the coding sequence ATGAAATTGTTGTTCTGTTTGCTTCTGCAATTGAGCGGTAGTTCCTGCTGCTATGCGGTTGCAGATTCGCAGAACCAAACCGCGTCCGTTCCGATTGAGATCGGCACTCAACTGCAACTTTTCCTTGACGACAAGATCATCGACGAGACTCAGAATGTCGATTTGAAGCTTAATAGCCCACGACGTGCTGAAATTGCGATTAAGCTCGACATGCCGTGGGAAGATAGCACGCTCTACGACCCAGTAGTCATTCTCGATGGCTCATTGTATCGGATGTGGTATCGGGCTAATTTCAATTCTCCTCCTTATTACACGGGATATGCGGAAAGCGAAGACGGTATTCATTGGACGAAGCCTTCCCTCGGATTGATCGAATATCAAGGTTCTACGGATAATAACTTGGTGTGGGTTGGAGACCACACTCAACCTGAAGGTGGACCAACCGTATTATGTGTCTTCAAGGATGACAGCCCTACGGCTCATGCTGATCAGCTTTATAAGGCAACGGGTTACGCCTTCGAGCGAGGGCTTCAAGGCCTGGTGTCTCCAGATGGCTTGCACTGGCGATTGCTGCAGAAGGAACGGGTAGTGCCAGCGGTGGGAGAATTTGACACTCATAGCATTGCGTTTTGGGATGCCGCTCGGGAGCAGTATGTTGTCTACACCAGGGGATTTGAAGCTGAAGATGGCACCGAAGTGATGCGTGCAACTCCCTATCTCGAAGAACACTCTGAGATGCCGATCCGACGAATCCGCAGGACGGCAACGAAGGACTTCCGCCATTTCACTGCGCCAAAGTTCATCGAAGTTACGAATCATCAAGGCACGGATAATGAGCATCTTTATAAGAATGCGGCGACCCCCTACTACCGCCGTCCCGATATTTTGTTGATGTTTCCCAAAAGATTCGTTGAGCACCGCAAAGGAGACGAATGGCCTCTCACTGGTATTTCTGACATCGTGTTTATGTCCAGCCGTGATGGAATTCGATGGGATAGACGCTTTGGTGAAGCGTTCCTCCGCCCAGGGAATGATCCACTGAACTGGCACGAACGGGCTATAGAAGTAGGACCGGGGCTAGTCCCCACGGGTTCAGTAGAGATGTCTTTGTACTTTGTAGAACATTACCGCACAGACTCCGTGCACATCCGCCGAGGTGTCTTGCGAGTTGATGGAATAGTCTCTGTCCACGCAGGCTATCAACCGGGCGAGTTCGTAACTCGTCCGATTGTCTTTGAGGGGAATCGTCTGATATTGAATTTTGCGACCTCTGCAGCTGGTTCGATTCAGGTTGAAGTGCTGAATTCAGAGGGACAACCGGTGGAAGGTCTGTCATTGGCCGATTGTCCTGAACACTACGGTGACGACATCGAACGTGTTGTCACCTGGGATAGTGGATCCGATTTGAGCAGGGTGGCCGGTCTCGCCGTTCGATTGCGATTTGCCATGAAGGACGCTGATCTCTATTCATTGAGGTTTTCTGATTAG